In Romboutsia lituseburensis, a genomic segment contains:
- a CDS encoding HPr family phosphocarrier protein → MEKLVVIKNASGLHARPAGMFVKKAAEFKSVVEVKAKGKTVNAKSIMGIMSLGLAQGDELIVVANGEDQEAAVAALVELVEGGFGE, encoded by the coding sequence ATGGAAAAATTAGTAGTTATAAAGAATGCAAGTGGATTACATGCTAGACCAGCAGGAATGTTCGTAAAGAAGGCTGCTGAGTTTAAATCTGTAGTAGAAGTTAAGGCTAAAGGAAAAACTGTAAATGCTAAATCAATAATGGGAATAATGAGCTTAGGATTAGCTCAAGGTGACGAATTAATAGTTGTTGCTAATGGAGAAGATCAAGAAGCTGCAGTAGCTGCATTAGTTGAATTAGTTGAAGGTGGATTCGGAGAATAG